The Staphylothermus marinus F1 genome has a segment encoding these proteins:
- a CDS encoding DEAD/DEAH box helicase, whose protein sequence is MIIFKSKRWLENDEFKEILRVADYNGFEKGVGGVFVFNIDKALRNGYGLEDVLKLIEDYGLEIDSSSLEELKSLYKSLSILVMWNSSNGFVELHVPTSIDRRIKSVLRESGARFRGYRGDRVVYKLIPYKLWDLIGVLRGKGFEIIDRSGLLRDKKLPYKIELRKVELRPYQREALEAWIKNNGKGIVALPTGSGKTLIGIAAIAQTSLRTLIITYTREQMFQWREQIYKYTTAEPGLVGLIYSREKRLAPITITTYQSGFRNIKELSPFFDLLIVDEVHHLPADKFRYIAIHSISRYRMGLSATPVREDGRHEELFPLLGGIIYYRSAAELANMGYLARYRVLTIKVGLRKDEKKLFEDLRKTYKVLSGGRSFNEVLDSALKGDEKAKNALRIHNQMRMILAKSKSKIDKAVEIAEKEYRRGSKIIIFTQYIEQAKEIAEKLNAYLLTGEVPVEKRKRVLEEFKNRDNGILVVTTVGDEGLDIPDANVGIIVSGTGSRRQFIQRLGRILRPKPNGVEARLYEIVLEKTPEEYHARKRKRVDLDEYLY, encoded by the coding sequence TTGATCATTTTCAAGTCTAAGCGTTGGCTTGAAAACGATGAGTTTAAAGAGATTCTACGTGTGGCTGATTATAATGGTTTTGAAAAGGGTGTTGGAGGAGTTTTTGTTTTTAATATTGATAAAGCGTTAAGGAATGGTTATGGTTTAGAAGATGTTTTAAAATTAATAGAGGATTATGGTTTGGAAATTGATTCTTCTAGTTTAGAGGAGTTGAAGTCTCTTTATAAATCATTATCTATACTTGTTATGTGGAATAGTAGTAATGGTTTTGTCGAATTACACGTTCCAACAAGTATTGATCGTAGGATTAAAAGTGTTTTGAGAGAGAGCGGTGCTCGTTTCAGAGGTTATCGTGGAGACCGTGTTGTTTATAAATTGATCCCTTATAAACTATGGGATCTAATAGGTGTTCTTAGAGGAAAAGGGTTTGAAATAATTGATCGTAGCGGATTGTTACGGGATAAAAAACTACCCTACAAGATCGAGCTTAGAAAGGTAGAGCTTAGACCTTATCAGAGAGAAGCATTGGAGGCTTGGATAAAGAATAATGGTAAAGGAATAGTTGCTCTCCCCACAGGTTCTGGTAAAACACTCATAGGTATAGCAGCTATTGCTCAAACGAGTCTTAGAACATTGATAATAACTTATACTAGAGAACAAATGTTTCAGTGGCGGGAACAAATATATAAGTATACAACTGCTGAGCCTGGCTTGGTAGGTCTTATTTATAGTAGGGAGAAAAGATTAGCTCCAATAACTATAACTACTTATCAGAGCGGTTTCAGGAATATTAAGGAATTATCTCCTTTCTTCGACTTATTAATTGTTGATGAAGTTCATCATTTACCAGCTGATAAATTCAGATACATAGCTATACATAGTATTTCAAGGTATCGAATGGGTTTATCGGCTACTCCTGTGCGTGAGGATGGACGGCATGAAGAACTTTTCCCCTTACTAGGTGGAATAATTTATTATCGATCAGCAGCTGAGCTGGCAAATATGGGTTATCTTGCTCGTTATCGTGTATTAACTATCAAGGTCGGTCTTAGAAAGGATGAGAAAAAATTATTTGAAGACTTAAGGAAAACATATAAAGTTTTAAGTGGTGGTAGAAGCTTCAACGAAGTCTTGGATTCTGCTCTTAAAGGAGATGAGAAAGCTAAGAATGCTTTGAGAATACATAATCAGATGAGAATGATTCTTGCTAAATCTAAGTCTAAAATAGATAAAGCAGTTGAGATCGCTGAGAAAGAGTATAGAAGGGGGTCAAAAATAATAATCTTTACCCAATACATTGAACAAGCCAAGGAGATCGCTGAGAAACTTAACGCTTATCTCTTAACAGGCGAGGTTCCAGTTGAGAAGAGGAAAAGAGTGCTTGAAGAATTCAAAAATAGGGATAATGGAATACTTGTTGTAACAACAGTTGGTGATGAAGGATTAGATATACCTGATGCAAATGTGGGAATAATTGTTTCAGGAACTGGTTCGCGTAGACAGTTTATTCAGAGGCTTGGAAGAATTCTTAGACCTAAACCTAATGGTGTAGAGGCTAGGCTGTATGAAATTGTTCTCGAGAAGACTCCGGAAGAGTATCATGCTAGGAAACGTAAACGTGTTGATCTCGATGAATACTTATATTAG
- the albA gene encoding DNA-binding protein Alba translates to MAEAQPQAANTVLVGKKPVMNYVIAVLTLIHQGVKEIVVKARGRAISKAVDTVEIVRNRFLPGKVDIEDINIGSQTVTNPAGRETRVSTIEIKLKVKE, encoded by the coding sequence ATGGCCGAGGCACAACCACAAGCTGCAAATACTGTATTAGTAGGTAAAAAACCCGTAATGAACTATGTAATCGCAGTATTAACCCTAATACACCAAGGCGTCAAAGAAATCGTTGTAAAAGCTAGGGGAAGAGCAATAAGCAAAGCAGTAGACACAGTTGAAATAGTTAGGAACAGATTCCTACCAGGCAAAGTAGACATTGAAGACATCAACATCGGCAGCCAAACAGTAACAAACCCAGCCGGACGCGAAACCAGAGTAAGCACTATCGAGATAAAACTCAAAGTTAAAGAGTAA
- the rgy gene encoding reverse gyrase, which produces MEKILDPIYKNLCPTCRGDVFANSLWDFGVCGKCSDEPGNSINAVTLYHAFKEDLEDFTHFFGKATGDLNPWGAQLTWAKRLLNGENTVIVAPTGMGKTTLLIVYSVYVAKNYNKKVLFLAPTRALAKQIYTRIIEAVKNVCGTCINVLFYDSGLSKKRREEVLLKIKNNEYDILVLTNHFLIRHYDLLDPNHIGLIVIDDVDSLMRSSKNILRLMKLLGFREELIEKAKKRNSIIWKLMLSKSLNKEEDYRKYIEELIEIEAEIDELLRNSSRKQVVIASATGRMKGIYAKVMRDLLRIDVSGITIYGRNITDTYLLISDHVRDTDKILGFIETLGPGALIFISPRHPLKKNLIELVGLLRRKLEEKGYRVAEANPSTIKKFVRGEYDFLIGSSSYYGVSVRGIDAPETIKYVLFIGTPLFTVELGSFLASPNMLIRVSLMLSEVLGDQRFRGVASTIRKLVFPLNNGEIKLLSMLLKNKITINDLGKDSRIVKVYEQILDFYNDIRKSLEELLSKKKVVDMNTITFYHDNNKFYALIPDVMTYIQASGRCSRLYLGKMTHGLSLVVEYDFLSNLVNGLSLKMNMFSRGFGFKDINDIDLYEEKKLLEKTRKELKGLVLTYRNILVIVESPTKAKTIARFFGKPVRRKIGSISVYEIPFVKDSEVIHLNIVATRGHLFDLTTDPSIPNHGVLIENNRISPVYTSIKRCRVCGYQFTYGDRCPRCGSTSFTDSYEVVNVLRKLAQEADEVYIATDPDIEGEKIAYDVYLTIKGFVDRVWRIELHEITLNEFLNALENKRNINLKLVEAEIYRRVLDRVIGFSLSQELWRKYSKNWLGAGRVQTPVLGWIIDHYNKYVSNKCRKIIYITEREGLKFSICIDLKDRDLYEKMRSVEYVTLVLKNSRIETFNPPPPYTTDELLYDASRIGIPSTLTMKIAQELFESGLITYHRTSYHYVSSAGISVASKYLENKNLSKHFHPSHWGNKGAHEAIRPVHPLDREDLEKAVVEGIITPTIPLTWLHYRIYDLIFKRFISSQMNPYKALISEYDVVINNEIVKTLVLPIEVVEEGFNIVMRPKTYGFLKGHDRIDISIKDIKTMITSTKPLCSEGGLVKLMREHGLGRPSTYSKIISNIVRHGYVIRSKKRGFLIPTKTGIEVYDYLSNSFPELVSIDTTRDMEMRIDLIAKGEMRAADEISRVIDRIRRYKLPLSIREVVAEASA; this is translated from the coding sequence TTGGAGAAAATACTTGATCCTATATATAAAAATCTTTGTCCAACTTGTCGTGGAGATGTTTTTGCTAATAGTTTATGGGATTTTGGAGTATGTGGAAAATGTAGTGATGAACCGGGAAATTCTATTAACGCGGTCACTTTATATCATGCTTTTAAGGAGGATTTAGAAGATTTTACGCATTTCTTCGGAAAAGCTACCGGAGATCTCAATCCTTGGGGTGCTCAGTTAACGTGGGCTAAGAGATTATTGAATGGTGAGAACACAGTTATTGTTGCACCAACAGGCATGGGTAAAACAACTCTTCTAATAGTTTATAGTGTATATGTTGCTAAGAACTATAATAAAAAAGTATTATTCCTCGCACCTACACGGGCGTTAGCTAAACAGATCTATACCAGGATTATTGAGGCCGTTAAAAATGTTTGTGGGACATGTATTAATGTATTGTTTTATGATTCAGGATTAAGCAAGAAAAGAAGAGAAGAAGTACTCCTAAAGATTAAGAATAATGAGTATGATATACTTGTTTTAACAAATCATTTCTTAATCAGACACTATGATCTCCTTGATCCGAATCATATTGGGTTAATAGTTATAGACGATGTTGACTCGTTGATGAGGAGCTCCAAGAATATATTGAGGCTTATGAAACTCCTTGGTTTTCGAGAGGAATTAATTGAGAAAGCCAAGAAGAGAAACTCTATTATATGGAAACTAATGCTTTCAAAGTCGTTGAATAAGGAGGAAGATTATAGAAAATATATTGAGGAATTAATAGAGATTGAAGCAGAGATAGATGAACTGCTGAGGAATTCTAGCAGGAAACAAGTAGTAATAGCTTCCGCTACTGGTAGGATGAAGGGTATTTATGCAAAGGTTATGCGGGATCTCTTAAGAATAGATGTTTCAGGGATCACTATTTATGGTAGAAACATAACTGATACATATCTATTAATAAGTGATCATGTAAGAGACACTGATAAAATACTAGGCTTTATAGAGACTCTTGGCCCAGGAGCTTTAATTTTCATAAGCCCAAGACATCCTTTAAAGAAGAATTTAATTGAATTAGTCGGGCTATTAAGGAGGAAGCTTGAAGAGAAAGGATACCGTGTTGCTGAAGCTAATCCTTCAACTATTAAAAAGTTTGTTAGAGGCGAATATGATTTTCTAATAGGTAGTTCCAGCTATTATGGAGTTAGTGTCCGCGGCATAGATGCTCCTGAAACCATAAAATACGTATTATTTATTGGTACTCCACTATTCACAGTCGAGCTTGGCTCGTTTCTTGCATCTCCTAATATGCTTATACGTGTCTCGTTAATGTTAAGTGAAGTTCTTGGTGATCAAAGGTTTCGTGGAGTTGCCTCTACAATAAGAAAGCTAGTTTTTCCACTCAATAATGGCGAGATAAAACTATTATCTATGTTGTTAAAAAATAAGATAACAATTAATGATCTTGGCAAGGATTCCCGTATAGTTAAGGTTTATGAACAAATACTGGATTTCTATAATGATATAAGAAAATCTCTTGAAGAATTATTATCTAAGAAAAAAGTTGTTGATATGAATACTATTACCTTCTACCACGATAATAACAAGTTCTACGCTTTAATTCCAGATGTAATGACATATATACAGGCAAGCGGTAGATGTAGCAGATTATATTTAGGAAAAATGACTCATGGATTATCCTTGGTTGTAGAATATGATTTTCTAAGTAATTTAGTTAATGGATTAAGTCTTAAGATGAACATGTTTAGCCGTGGTTTTGGTTTCAAAGATATTAATGATATTGATTTATATGAGGAGAAAAAGCTTTTAGAAAAGACTAGGAAAGAACTGAAAGGACTTGTTTTAACTTATAGAAACATATTAGTAATAGTTGAATCTCCTACTAAAGCAAAAACTATTGCTAGGTTTTTCGGAAAACCTGTTAGGAGAAAAATTGGTTCAATAAGTGTTTATGAGATACCTTTTGTTAAAGACTCTGAAGTTATACATTTAAATATTGTAGCTACTCGTGGACACTTATTCGATTTAACAACTGATCCCTCTATTCCTAATCATGGTGTTCTAATAGAGAATAACAGAATATCCCCTGTATATACTTCAATCAAGCGTTGTAGAGTTTGTGGTTATCAATTCACTTATGGAGATAGATGTCCTAGATGTGGTAGTACAAGTTTTACGGATTCATATGAGGTTGTAAATGTACTTAGAAAACTTGCTCAAGAAGCTGATGAAGTATATATTGCTACTGATCCAGATATTGAAGGTGAAAAAATAGCTTATGACGTCTACTTGACTATTAAGGGGTTCGTAGATAGGGTTTGGCGTATAGAACTACATGAAATAACACTTAATGAGTTCTTGAATGCTTTGGAGAATAAAAGAAATATTAATCTAAAACTTGTTGAAGCCGAGATTTATCGTAGAGTGCTGGATAGAGTTATAGGTTTTAGTTTAAGCCAAGAACTTTGGAGAAAATATTCTAAGAACTGGTTAGGGGCTGGAAGAGTACAGACTCCCGTGTTGGGATGGATCATTGATCACTACAATAAATATGTTTCTAATAAGTGTAGGAAAATAATATATATTACTGAGCGTGAAGGCCTCAAGTTCTCTATATGTATTGATTTAAAAGATAGAGATCTCTACGAGAAAATGCGTAGCGTAGAATATGTAACACTTGTATTGAAGAATTCTAGAATAGAAACATTTAATCCTCCACCACCATATACCACAGATGAACTATTATATGATGCTTCCCGTATAGGTATACCTTCAACCCTCACTATGAAGATAGCTCAAGAACTCTTTGAATCGGGGCTAATAACTTATCATAGAACAAGTTATCACTACGTATCATCAGCTGGTATAAGTGTTGCTTCTAAATATCTTGAAAACAAGAATCTATCGAAACATTTTCATCCAAGCCATTGGGGCAATAAAGGGGCTCATGAGGCAATACGTCCGGTTCATCCTCTTGATAGGGAGGATCTCGAGAAAGCTGTTGTTGAGGGAATAATTACTCCTACAATCCCGTTGACTTGGCTACATTATCGCATATATGACTTAATCTTTAAGAGATTCATATCTAGTCAAATGAATCCATATAAAGCTCTTATCAGCGAATACGATGTTGTAATCAATAATGAGATAGTTAAAACACTTGTTTTACCTATTGAAGTAGTTGAGGAAGGATTTAACATTGTTATGAGACCGAAGACCTATGGTTTCCTTAAAGGACATGATAGGATCGATATAAGCATTAAAGATATTAAGACGATGATTACTTCCACAAAGCCTCTCTGTTCAGAAGGAGGCTTAGTTAAGTTAATGAGGGAGCATGGATTAGGTAGGCCAAGTACTTATTCCAAGATCATAAGTAATATTGTGCGTCACGGATATGTTATTAGATCTAAGAAGAGAGGATTCTTAATACCTACTAAGACCGGTATAGAAGTATATGATTATTTATCTAATAGTTTTCCAGAGCTGGTATCTATTGATACAACTAGGGATATGGAGATGAGGATCGATTTGATAGCTAAGGGAGAGATGAGAGCGGCTGATGAGATAAGTAGAGTTATAGATAGAATTAGGAGATATAAGTTGCCATTATCGATAAGGGAGGTTGTAGCAGAAGCTTCCGCCTAG
- a CDS encoding DNA-binding protein: MYSPTTKIIDIGKRPIDDYVFEAIISFQEGVDNIILKGRGDFISRAIDVYWALKDRLGNSIELVDIEIGSERVRGRMRSYIALKIRRKY; this comes from the coding sequence TTGTATTCGCCGACAACAAAAATAATTGATATTGGTAAAAGACCAATTGATGACTATGTATTTGAAGCAATAATTAGTTTTCAAGAAGGAGTAGATAATATTATATTAAAGGGGAGAGGAGACTTTATAAGTAGAGCCATAGACGTGTATTGGGCATTAAAGGATCGTCTTGGAAACAGTATTGAATTAGTAGATATTGAAATTGGAAGCGAGAGAGTAAGGGGAAGAATGAGATCATATATTGCATTGAAGATCAGGAGAAAATACTAG
- a CDS encoding DUF2208 domain-containing protein codes for MMKQPSRKTSLLISQVSILLISLVTAFIPQYYIYIFILYFIIIMAFMFRSTRKMSKIPPKKELGSPLFKENNAIKIAMLDKLLTAELKKQFTASMSLLLLTFLVFIIFPLYRQFVFVPVHELLSSIIGNPVLVNFLDFFIMYEFVFGILSILRFFIMGKMSGVNIMLPQNFILYKKGIIANDRFFIELTSDLCYKYDLKRHFVELRSRTNKNFRVRLYTDSTSDLLNKIKDLGVVQCAEEEV; via the coding sequence ATGATGAAACAACCATCACGTAAAACCTCGCTACTTATAAGTCAGGTAAGTATATTGTTGATTTCTTTAGTGACAGCTTTCATTCCACAATATTACATATATATTTTCATATTATACTTCATCATAATAATGGCTTTCATGTTTAGAAGTACTAGGAAAATGAGCAAGATACCTCCTAAGAAAGAACTGGGATCGCCATTGTTCAAGGAAAATAATGCTATAAAAATAGCAATGCTGGATAAACTCTTAACAGCTGAGTTAAAAAAACAGTTTACAGCATCTATGAGTTTACTATTATTAACTTTCTTAGTGTTCATAATATTTCCTCTCTATAGACAATTCGTATTTGTCCCAGTACATGAGCTATTATCGAGTATTATAGGCAATCCCGTCCTCGTCAACTTCTTAGACTTCTTTATAATGTATGAATTTGTATTCGGTATCCTCAGTATACTTAGATTCTTTATTATGGGTAAAATGAGCGGAGTCAACATTATGTTGCCACAGAACTTCATACTCTATAAAAAGGGGATCATCGCCAATGATAGGTTCTTCATAGAATTAACAAGCGATCTATGCTATAAATATGATTTAAAGAGGCATTTCGTAGAGTTAAGGAGTAGAACTAATAAGAATTTCAGAGTAAGATTATATACTGATTCTACATCTGACCTGTTAAACAAGATTAAGGATTTAGGGGTTGTTCAGTGTGCCGAAGAAGAAGTATAA